In the genome of Enterococcus hirae ATCC 9790, one region contains:
- a CDS encoding L-lactate dehydrogenase, which produces MEGLIYNDCSCRKKDHQKVILVGDGAVGSSYAFALVTQNIAQEVGIVDINTAKTEGDAIDLSHALAFTSPKKIYSATYADAHDADLVVITAGAPQKPGETRLDLVNKNLKINRDVVTQIVESGFNGIFLVAANPVDILTYSTWKFSGFPKERVIGSGTSLDSARFRQALAELVDVDARNVHAYILGEHGDSEFPVWSHANVAGLQIYEWVKNNPDVDEEAMVNLFFGVRDAAYTIIEKKGATFYGIAVALARITRAILDDENAVLPLSVFMNGEYGLNDIYIGAPAVINRQGIQKVIEIPLSDSEQDRMAASAKQLKEILDEAFSKLDAE; this is translated from the coding sequence ATGGAAGGATTGATATATAATGACTGCAGCTGCAGAAAAAAAGATCATCAAAAAGTAATTCTTGTTGGAGATGGCGCCGTAGGTTCTAGCTATGCCTTTGCCCTAGTTACTCAAAACATTGCACAAGAAGTAGGTATCGTAGATATCAACACAGCAAAAACTGAAGGAGATGCTATTGATTTATCACATGCTCTAGCATTTACTTCACCTAAAAAAATCTACTCTGCTACTTATGCAGATGCACATGATGCTGACTTAGTAGTTATCACTGCTGGTGCACCACAAAAACCAGGTGAAACTCGTTTAGACTTAGTAAATAAAAACTTAAAAATCAACCGCGATGTAGTAACACAAATTGTTGAATCAGGATTCAATGGTATTTTCTTAGTTGCTGCTAACCCAGTAGATATTTTAACTTACTCAACTTGGAAATTCTCGGGCTTCCCTAAAGAACGCGTAATCGGTTCAGGTACTTCACTTGACTCAGCTCGCTTCCGTCAAGCACTTGCAGAATTAGTTGATGTTGATGCACGTAACGTCCATGCTTATATCTTAGGTGAACACGGTGACTCAGAATTTCCTGTTTGGTCACATGCTAACGTTGCTGGTTTACAAATTTATGAATGGGTTAAAAACAATCCAGACGTTGATGAAGAAGCAATGGTTAACTTATTCTTTGGTGTACGTGATGCTGCTTACACAATCATTGAAAAGAAAGGCGCTACTTTCTATGGTATCGCTGTAGCCTTAGCACGTATCACTCGTGCCATCTTAGATGATGAAAATGCTGTACTTCCACTATCTGTATTTATGAATGGTGAATACGGCTTGAACGATATCTACATTGGTGCCCCTGCAGTAATCAACCGTCAAGGTATCCAAAAAGTTATCGAAATCCCTCTAAGTGACAGCGAACAAGATCGTATGGCTGCTTCAGCTAAACAATTAAAAGAAATCTTAGATGAAGCTTTTTCTAAATTAGACGCTGAATAA